A portion of the Rhodopseudomonas sp. BAL398 genome contains these proteins:
- a CDS encoding invasion associated locus B family protein: MFGVCSMAPAQAVSSEPTLIGQFGDWGAYTATPDGKKVCFALSKPVSSKTNPPNRPRDPAYAFISTRPAEKVVNEVSVMMGYPLKPGSEGTMEVGGSRYAMYSQGDGIWIKNAAEEDRLVEDLRKGADVTVTGMSSRGTTTTDVFSLKGISQALDRVAQECRN, translated from the coding sequence ATGTTCGGGGTTTGCTCGATGGCGCCGGCGCAAGCGGTCTCATCGGAGCCGACATTGATCGGCCAGTTTGGCGATTGGGGCGCCTATACGGCGACGCCGGACGGCAAGAAGGTTTGTTTCGCGCTGTCCAAGCCGGTGTCATCGAAGACCAATCCGCCGAATCGGCCGCGCGACCCGGCCTATGCGTTCATTTCGACGCGCCCGGCCGAAAAGGTCGTCAACGAAGTCTCGGTGATGATGGGCTATCCGCTCAAGCCGGGTTCGGAAGGCACCATGGAAGTCGGTGGCAGCCGCTACGCGATGTACTCCCAGGGCGACGGAATCTGGATCAAGAACGCCGCCGAGGAGGACCGTCTGGTCGAAGATCTGCGCAAGGGCGCGGATGTGACGGTCACCGGCATGTCCTCCAGAGGGACCACGACCACCGACGTGTTCTCGCTCAAAGGCATTTCCCAGGCGCTTGATCGCGTCGCGCAGGAATGCCGGAACTAA
- a CDS encoding DUF4396 domain-containing protein, translating to MIPSWLHNLAILSVTLGAICALVIAVDEYRHPQRMWIMNAVWPLTALFGTLLWLWGYFHFGRRATKHAAVAAKREGRDPPGKRKPFAAMVAEGASHCGSGCTLGDICAEWLAFGVPAVAVWLGWQSIFSEKIFAVWVLDFLFAYLFGVIFQYYTIAPMRNLGVGQGLWAAVKADTLSLTAWQVGMYGFMAVAYFWIFRDLLGAELTVNSFEFWFMMQIAMIFGFITSYPVNWWLLRIGLKEAM from the coding sequence ATGATCCCGAGCTGGCTGCACAATCTCGCCATCCTGTCGGTCACGCTGGGAGCCATCTGCGCACTGGTGATCGCGGTGGATGAATACAGACATCCGCAGCGGATGTGGATCATGAACGCCGTCTGGCCGCTGACCGCATTGTTCGGAACGCTGCTGTGGCTGTGGGGCTATTTTCATTTCGGCCGCCGCGCCACCAAACACGCCGCGGTGGCGGCCAAGCGCGAGGGCCGCGACCCGCCCGGCAAGCGCAAGCCATTTGCCGCGATGGTCGCCGAAGGCGCCTCGCATTGCGGCAGCGGATGCACCTTGGGCGACATCTGCGCCGAGTGGCTGGCCTTCGGCGTTCCGGCGGTGGCGGTCTGGCTCGGCTGGCAATCGATCTTCTCCGAAAAGATCTTCGCCGTCTGGGTTCTCGACTTCCTGTTCGCCTATCTGTTCGGCGTGATCTTTCAATATTACACGATCGCGCCGATGCGGAATCTCGGCGTCGGCCAGGGCCTGTGGGCCGCCGTCAAGGCCGATACGCTGTCGCTGACCGCCTGGCAGGTCGGCATGTATGGCTTCATGGCGGTGGCCTATTTCTGGATCTTCCGCGACCTGCTCGGCGCCGAGCTCACGGTCAACTCGTTCGAATTCTGGTTCATGATGCAGATCGCGATGATTTTCGGATTCATCACCAGCTATCCGGTGAATTGGTGGCTGCTGCGAATCGGGTTGAAGGAGGCGATGTGA
- the rlmN gene encoding 23S rRNA (adenine(2503)-C(2))-methyltransferase RlmN produces the protein MTLSTAAPLEKIALETYVPPAKPSLIGLSRAELATQLGAIGVLQAQRKMRAQQLWHWIYVRGAQEFEEMTSISKEMRGQLAQHFTVARPEVVAEQISNDGTRKWLLRLPSGDSVEKAHEVECVYIPETDRGTLCVSSQVGCTLNCSFCHTGTQRLVRNLTAGEIVGQVMVARDRLNDWADRATPNGNRLVTNVVMMGMGEPLYNFEAVRDALLIVSDNEGIGISRRRVTLSTSGVVPNIMRTGEEIGVMLAISLHAVRDELRDELVPINKKYPLAELLQACRDYPGASNARRITFEYVMLKDVNDSLDDAKLLVKMLKGIPAKINLIPFNPWPGTRYQCSDWDQIEKFSEYIFNAGYSSPVRTPRGRDILAACGQLKSETEKLSVRERDALRAMAMTD, from the coding sequence ATGACCCTGTCAACGGCCGCCCCGCTCGAAAAGATCGCGCTCGAAACCTATGTGCCGCCGGCTAAGCCGTCGCTGATCGGGCTGTCGCGCGCCGAATTGGCGACGCAGCTCGGCGCCATCGGGGTGCTACAAGCCCAGCGCAAGATGCGGGCGCAGCAGCTGTGGCACTGGATCTATGTTCGCGGCGCCCAGGAATTTGAAGAGATGACCAGCATCTCCAAGGAGATGCGCGGCCAACTCGCGCAACATTTCACGGTGGCGCGGCCCGAAGTGGTGGCCGAACAGATTTCCAACGACGGAACCCGCAAATGGCTGCTGCGGCTGCCGAGCGGCGATTCGGTCGAAAAGGCCCATGAGGTCGAGTGCGTCTACATCCCGGAAACCGATCGCGGCACGTTGTGCGTCTCCAGCCAGGTCGGCTGCACGCTGAACTGCTCGTTCTGCCACACCGGCACGCAAAGGCTGGTGCGCAACCTCACCGCCGGCGAGATCGTCGGCCAGGTGATGGTGGCGCGGGATCGGCTCAATGATTGGGCCGACCGCGCCACGCCCAACGGCAATCGCCTGGTGACCAATGTGGTGATGATGGGCATGGGCGAGCCGCTGTACAATTTCGAAGCGGTGCGCGACGCGCTGCTGATTGTTTCCGACAATGAAGGCATCGGCATTTCACGCCGCCGCGTCACGCTGTCGACCTCCGGCGTGGTGCCGAACATCATGCGCACCGGCGAGGAAATCGGCGTCATGCTGGCGATCTCGCTGCACGCGGTGCGCGACGAATTGCGCGACGAACTGGTGCCGATCAACAAGAAATATCCGCTGGCCGAATTGCTGCAGGCCTGCCGCGATTATCCCGGCGCCTCCAACGCGCGGCGCATCACCTTCGAATATGTGATGCTGAAGGACGTCAACGATTCGCTCGACGACGCCAAGCTGCTGGTGAAAATGCTGAAAGGCATTCCGGCCAAGATCAATCTGATCCCGTTCAATCCCTGGCCGGGCACGCGCTACCAATGCTCGGATTGGGATCAGATCGAGAAATTTTCCGAATATATTTTCAACGCCGGCTATTCGTCGCCGGTGCGCACCCCGCGCGGCCGCGATATCCTGGCCGCCTGCGGGCAGCTGAAATCTGAAACCGAAAAATTGTCGGTGCGCGAGCGCGACGCGCTGCGTGCGATGGCGATGACGGATTGA
- a CDS encoding NADPH:quinone oxidoreductase family protein, which yields MKAILCQQYCGPDELVLADLPDPVAGPGEAVIAIKAAALNFFDLLMIQGKYQIKPPFPFSPAAEVAGVIESIGDGVTNLKVGDRVVASCGHNGAREKIALPAASIVKIPDNLDFDRAAGIIIIYGTALHALEDRGSPKPGETLAVLGAAGGTGLAACELGKLMGLKVIACASSDEKLEFAKQHGAELTLNYAKEDLKEGLKRLTGGKGADIIFDPVGGTYAEAALRAIAWEGRFLVIGFAAGDIPKMPLNLALLKGCDIRGVFWGAWTKLNPQKNIANLQKLVQWTAEGKISSHVDRTFPLAQTADALKVLAGRKAMGKVILHP from the coding sequence ATGAAAGCCATTCTCTGCCAGCAATATTGCGGTCCCGACGAACTCGTACTCGCGGACCTGCCCGATCCGGTCGCCGGCCCCGGCGAAGCCGTGATCGCCATCAAGGCCGCTGCGCTGAATTTCTTCGATCTGCTGATGATCCAGGGCAAGTACCAGATCAAGCCGCCGTTCCCGTTCTCGCCGGCCGCCGAAGTCGCCGGCGTGATCGAGAGCATCGGCGATGGCGTCACCAATCTGAAAGTCGGCGACCGCGTCGTGGCGTCGTGCGGCCACAATGGCGCGCGTGAAAAGATCGCGCTGCCCGCCGCATCGATTGTGAAGATTCCCGACAATCTGGATTTCGACCGCGCCGCCGGCATCATCATTATCTACGGCACCGCGCTGCATGCGCTGGAAGACCGCGGCAGTCCGAAGCCGGGCGAAACGCTGGCGGTGCTCGGCGCCGCCGGCGGCACCGGCCTTGCCGCCTGCGAACTCGGCAAGCTGATGGGGCTGAAAGTGATCGCCTGCGCCTCGTCCGACGAGAAGCTGGAATTCGCCAAGCAGCATGGCGCCGAGCTGACGCTGAACTACGCCAAGGAAGATCTCAAGGAAGGCTTGAAGCGACTGACCGGCGGCAAGGGCGCTGATATCATCTTCGATCCGGTCGGTGGCACTTATGCCGAAGCCGCATTGCGGGCGATCGCCTGGGAAGGCCGTTTCCTGGTGATCGGCTTCGCCGCCGGCGACATTCCGAAAATGCCGCTCAACCTCGCACTGCTGAAGGGCTGCGACATCCGCGGCGTGTTCTGGGGCGCCTGGACCAAGCTCAATCCGCAGAAGAACATCGCCAATCTGCAGAAGCTGGTGCAGTGGACCGCTGAGGGCAAGATCTCATCCCATGTCGACCGCACCTTCCCGCTGGCGCAGACCGCCGACGCGCTGAAAGTCCTCGCCGGGCGCAAGGCAATGGGCAAGGTGATTTTGCATCCGTGA
- a CDS encoding flavin monoamine oxidase family protein: MSPQTLPTDVDVAIIGAGAAGLGAARALENSGRSLIVLEARDRLGGRGHTIMAAPGIEFDLGCGWLHSADRNSFVGIAKHLGFEIDRSHPPWGDKSFGDSFLPKERDDFAAALDQFYDRADAAALRGIDRAASDYLEPGNRWNPLIDAVSTYVNGAELDRVSSLDTHAYEDTGVNWRVRRGYGALIAAYGAPCPVALGCNVSLIDHSGLRIRIETSRGTLNAAQVIITVPTNLIADEAIRFHPALPAKVDAARHLPLGVADKVLLALDGPSGLPTDGNLRGATLETAIGSYHLRPFGLNCIEGFFGGSFARQLEDAGPGALTAQSIDEIVAVLGHDYRRKLKPLSESRWAHDPFARGSYSHALPGHASARAALAAPVDNRLFFAGEATSPHFFSTAHGARDSGQRAAGQVMGRKAI; encoded by the coding sequence ATGTCGCCCCAAACCCTTCCCACCGACGTCGATGTCGCGATCATCGGTGCCGGCGCCGCCGGTCTCGGCGCCGCGCGCGCGCTGGAGAATTCCGGCCGCTCGCTGATCGTGCTGGAAGCCCGCGACCGGCTCGGCGGCCGCGGCCATACCATCATGGCGGCGCCCGGCATCGAATTCGACCTCGGCTGCGGCTGGCTGCATTCGGCCGACCGCAACTCCTTTGTCGGCATCGCCAAGCATCTCGGTTTCGAGATCGACCGGTCGCATCCGCCCTGGGGCGACAAGAGTTTCGGTGATTCCTTCCTGCCCAAGGAGCGCGATGACTTCGCCGCGGCGCTCGATCAATTCTATGACCGCGCCGACGCCGCCGCGCTACGCGGCATCGACCGTGCCGCCAGCGACTATCTCGAGCCCGGCAACCGCTGGAACCCGTTGATCGACGCGGTCTCGACCTATGTCAACGGCGCCGAGCTCGACCGGGTCTCCAGCCTGGACACCCACGCCTATGAGGACACCGGCGTCAATTGGCGGGTGCGTCGCGGCTATGGCGCGCTGATCGCCGCCTATGGGGCGCCGTGCCCGGTGGCGCTGGGCTGCAATGTCAGCCTGATCGATCATTCCGGCCTCAGGATCAGGATCGAGACCTCGCGCGGCACGCTGAACGCCGCCCAGGTCATCATCACCGTGCCGACCAATCTGATTGCCGACGAGGCGATCCGGTTTCACCCCGCGCTGCCGGCGAAAGTCGACGCCGCCCGCCATTTGCCGCTCGGCGTCGCCGACAAGGTGCTGCTGGCGTTGGACGGGCCAAGCGGGCTGCCGACCGACGGCAATTTGCGCGGCGCCACGCTGGAGACTGCGATCGGCAGCTATCATCTGCGGCCGTTCGGGCTGAACTGCATCGAGGGATTTTTCGGCGGAAGCTTCGCGCGCCAACTTGAAGACGCGGGCCCTGGCGCGCTGACGGCGCAAAGCATCGACGAGATCGTCGCGGTGCTGGGCCATGATTATCGCCGCAAGCTGAAGCCATTATCTGAATCGCGCTGGGCCCATGACCCGTTCGCCCGCGGCTCCTACTCGCACGCGCTGCCGGGCCACGCCTCGGCCCGCGCCGCGCTGGCCGCGCCGGTCGACAACCGGCTGTTCTTCGCGGGTGAAGCCACCTCGCCGCATTTCTTCTCCACCGCCCATGGCGCCCGCGACAGCGGACAGCGCGCCGCCGGACAAGTGATGGGACGCAAGGCCATCTGA
- a CDS encoding TetR/AcrR family transcriptional regulator has product MTKTEIERGIDAAAGRREAIMAAAFEVFVEKGFEAATTSEIVRRAKISKRTLYEIFDSKQAILTALIRYGSLRMQTPPDLAPPASRAEFIATLHDFGRTFLTEFLHPDRMAMYRLAIAGRERGEGAVARELTATGQAPVVQSLVRYFDQAAGRGLFPRDQIATLIQIFFSVLIGFSPLQMLLGNEPPMNAATIDARAELAATTLLRLLPAE; this is encoded by the coding sequence ATGACGAAAACGGAAATAGAACGGGGCATCGACGCCGCGGCCGGGCGCCGTGAGGCGATCATGGCGGCGGCGTTCGAGGTCTTCGTCGAAAAAGGATTCGAAGCCGCCACCACGTCGGAGATCGTCCGCCGCGCCAAAATCTCCAAACGCACGCTGTACGAAATATTCGACAGCAAGCAGGCGATCCTCACCGCGCTGATCCGTTATGGCAGCCTGCGGATGCAGACCCCGCCGGACCTTGCGCCGCCAGCCAGCCGCGCCGAATTCATCGCCACGCTGCACGATTTTGGTCGCACCTTCCTGACGGAATTTCTGCACCCGGACCGGATGGCGATGTATCGCCTCGCGATCGCCGGCCGCGAACGCGGCGAAGGGGCGGTGGCGCGCGAACTCACCGCCACCGGACAGGCTCCGGTAGTGCAGTCTCTGGTGCGCTATTTCGACCAGGCCGCCGGGCGCGGGCTATTTCCCCGCGACCAGATCGCGACGCTGATCCAGATTTTCTTTTCGGTGCTGATCGGGTTTTCGCCGCTGCAAATGTTGCTGGGCAACGAGCCGCCGATGAATGCCGCGACGATCGACGCCAGAGCCGAACTGGCAGCAACGACGCTGCTGCGGCTGCTGCCGGCTGAATGA
- the typA gene encoding translational GTPase TypA, whose amino-acid sequence MNLRNIAIIAHVDHGKTTLVDKLLQQSGTYRDNQRQVERAMDSNDLEKERGITILAKCTSVHWGETQINIVDTPGHADFGGEVERILSMVDGVIVLVDAAEGPMPQTKFVVGKALKLGLKPIVAINKVDRPDARITEVVNEVFDLFAALDATDDQLDFPILYGSGKNGWMSAKADGGHEEGMTPLFELVLKHVHPPVVEDGPFRLLGTILEANPYLGRIVTGRIASGSVKPNQAVKVLSRDGKTVETGRITKILAFRGLERVPLELAEAGDIVAIAGLPKGTVADTFCDPSVEIPIQAQPIDPPTVSMSFIVNNSPLAGTEGDKVTSRLIRDRLLREAEGNVALKVVEADDKDSMIVSGRGELQLAILIEQMRREGFELSVSRPRVVLTKDETGQLLEPVEEVVIDVDEEFSGVVVQKMSERKAEMIEMRPSGGNRLRLVFYAPTRGLIGYQGELMTDTKGTAVMNRLFHNYLPYKGDIQGRRNGVLISNDQGEAVAYAMFKLEDRGPMMIEPGCKVYKGMIVGEHTRDNDLEINILKGKQLSNIRTTSKDEAVRLTPPIRMTLEKALAYIEDDELVEITPKSIRLRKRYLDANDRKRADKSKQAVA is encoded by the coding sequence ATGAACCTTCGCAATATCGCCATCATCGCCCACGTCGACCACGGCAAGACGACCCTCGTCGACAAACTGCTGCAGCAGTCCGGCACTTACCGTGACAACCAGCGCCAGGTCGAGCGCGCGATGGATTCCAACGATCTGGAAAAAGAGCGCGGCATCACCATTCTGGCCAAATGCACCTCGGTGCATTGGGGCGAAACCCAGATCAACATCGTCGACACCCCTGGCCATGCCGATTTCGGCGGCGAGGTCGAGCGCATCCTGTCGATGGTCGATGGCGTGATCGTGCTGGTCGACGCCGCCGAAGGCCCGATGCCGCAGACCAAATTCGTGGTCGGCAAGGCGTTGAAGCTCGGCCTCAAGCCGATCGTCGCGATCAACAAGGTCGACCGTCCCGACGCCCGGATCACCGAAGTGGTCAACGAAGTGTTCGACCTGTTCGCAGCACTCGACGCCACCGACGATCAGCTCGACTTCCCGATCCTGTACGGCTCGGGCAAGAACGGCTGGATGTCCGCCAAGGCCGATGGCGGCCACGAAGAGGGCATGACGCCGCTGTTCGAACTGGTGCTCAAGCATGTCCACCCGCCGGTGGTCGAAGACGGCCCGTTCCGCCTGCTCGGCACCATTCTGGAAGCCAACCCCTATCTCGGCCGCATCGTCACCGGGCGCATCGCCTCGGGCTCGGTGAAGCCGAACCAGGCCGTAAAGGTGCTGTCGCGCGACGGCAAGACCGTCGAAACCGGCCGCATCACCAAGATTCTGGCGTTCCGCGGCCTTGAGCGGGTGCCGCTCGAGCTCGCCGAAGCCGGCGACATCGTCGCCATCGCCGGGCTGCCCAAGGGCACCGTCGCCGATACCTTCTGCGATCCCAGCGTCGAGATCCCGATCCAGGCCCAGCCGATCGATCCGCCGACGGTGTCGATGTCGTTCATCGTCAACAACTCGCCGCTGGCGGGCACCGAAGGCGACAAGGTCACCAGCCGCCTGATCCGTGACCGCCTGCTGCGCGAGGCCGAGGGCAATGTCGCGCTGAAGGTGGTCGAAGCCGACGACAAGGATTCGATGATCGTCTCCGGCCGCGGCGAATTGCAGCTGGCGATCCTGATCGAGCAGATGCGCCGCGAAGGTTTCGAGCTCAGCGTCTCGCGCCCCCGCGTCGTCCTGACCAAGGACGAAACCGGCCAGCTGCTGGAGCCGGTCGAGGAAGTCGTGATCGACGTCGACGAGGAATTCTCCGGCGTCGTCGTTCAGAAAATGAGCGAGCGCAAGGCCGAGATGATCGAGATGCGCCCGTCCGGCGGCAATCGGCTGCGGCTGGTGTTCTACGCGCCGACCCGCGGCCTGATCGGCTATCAGGGCGAACTGATGACCGACACCAAGGGCACCGCGGTGATGAACCGCCTGTTCCACAACTACCTGCCCTATAAGGGCGATATCCAGGGCCGCCGCAACGGCGTGCTGATCTCCAACGACCAGGGCGAGGCCGTGGCCTACGCCATGTTCAAGCTGGAAGACCGCGGCCCGATGATGATCGAGCCCGGCTGCAAGGTCTATAAGGGCATGATCGTCGGCGAGCATACCCGCGACAACGACCTCGAGATCAACATTCTCAAGGGCAAGCAGCTCAGCAACATCCGCACCACCTCGAAGGATGAAGCGGTGCGGCTGACCCCGCCGATCCGGATGACGCTGGAAAAGGCGCTGGCCTATATCGAGGACGACGAACTGGTCGAAATCACCCCGAAGTCGATCCGCCTGCGCAAGCGCTACCTCGACGCCAACGACCGCAAGCGCGCCGACAAGTCGAAGCAGGCGGTCGCCTAA
- a CDS encoding GNAT family N-acetyltransferase yields the protein MSTTLIEVRPAKAADASAVAATHDEAWRSAYQGIIPGAELEKLINRRGPHWWDSAIRKGSRVSVLCFGDRVAGYANYGRNRARSLQFEGEIYELYLRPEFQGLGFGRRLFASAKRDLAQSGLRSMVIWALSDNEPATEFYRALGGRMVARSSERFGPKSLDKVAFAWTA from the coding sequence ATGAGCACAACCCTGATCGAGGTTCGGCCGGCCAAAGCTGCGGATGCGTCCGCGGTCGCGGCCACCCATGACGAAGCTTGGCGTTCGGCCTATCAGGGAATTATTCCCGGCGCCGAACTTGAAAAGCTGATCAATCGCCGCGGCCCGCATTGGTGGGACTCGGCCATCCGCAAGGGCAGCCGCGTCAGCGTGCTGTGTTTCGGCGACCGGGTCGCCGGCTATGCCAATTACGGACGCAACCGCGCCCGCAGCCTGCAATTCGAGGGCGAGATCTACGAGCTCTATTTGCGGCCGGAATTTCAGGGCCTCGGATTCGGCCGACGGCTGTTCGCCTCGGCCAAGCGCGACCTGGCACAGAGCGGGTTGCGCAGCATGGTGATCTGGGCGCTATCGGACAACGAACCGGCGACCGAATTCTATCGCGCGCTCGGCGGCCGCATGGTCGCCCGCTCGTCCGAGCGATTCGGGCCGAAGTCGCTCGACAAGGTGGCGTTCGCCTGGACCGCTTAA
- a CDS encoding TAXI family TRAP transporter solute-binding subunit, with protein MEPMMQPPPHSAKRKTTFVVLAGTLALVGLISGAYYVAMRPVQLKIAVGPQNGDDAKVIQALTQAFGRDRDSVRLRPVLTDDAVASAAAFSAHKVDLAVIRGDLTVPKDARSVAVLHKNVAVLWVPGRPKPGLKTDAKTDVKTEPDAGETATEPAITNINQLAGHRVGVIGRTRANTDLLKVILRQYSIDPAKVEIIQYSPIGIAEAVRDHKVDAFIAAGPPNSRITSEAIAASVQNGIEPTFLAIDAAEAIATNHPAYEAAVVPAGAFGGSPVRPETDVKTISFSHHIVARADISDSTIATFTRQLFAARQSVIAEFPQAAKIETPDTDKDAVIPAHPGAAAYVDGEERTFLDRYSDYIWFSLIGLSTFGSVGAWFASYLRKDERIANISQRDRLLDMIAVARRCDDSDELDAMQTEADAILRSTLNCFENGAIEEAALTAFNIALEQFHNAVADRKMLLATIPPSPALNPHSQAV; from the coding sequence ATGGAACCGATGATGCAACCGCCGCCACACTCCGCAAAGCGGAAGACGACCTTTGTCGTGCTGGCCGGAACGCTGGCGCTGGTGGGCCTGATCAGTGGCGCCTATTACGTCGCGATGCGGCCGGTGCAGCTGAAGATCGCCGTCGGCCCGCAGAACGGCGACGACGCCAAGGTGATCCAGGCGCTGACCCAGGCGTTCGGCCGGGATCGCGACTCGGTTCGGTTGCGGCCGGTGCTGACCGATGACGCGGTCGCCAGCGCCGCGGCGTTCTCGGCCCACAAGGTCGACCTCGCGGTGATCCGGGGCGATCTGACGGTGCCGAAAGACGCCCGGAGCGTCGCGGTGCTGCACAAGAATGTCGCCGTGCTCTGGGTTCCGGGCCGCCCCAAACCGGGCCTCAAGACGGATGCCAAGACCGACGTCAAGACCGAGCCGGACGCCGGGGAGACCGCGACCGAGCCCGCCATCACCAATATCAACCAGCTCGCCGGCCACCGCGTCGGGGTGATCGGCCGCACCAGGGCCAATACCGATTTACTCAAGGTGATCCTCCGGCAATACTCGATCGATCCTGCCAAGGTGGAGATCATCCAATATTCCCCGATCGGGATCGCCGAAGCCGTCAGGGACCACAAGGTCGACGCCTTTATCGCGGCCGGACCGCCCAACAGCCGGATCACCAGCGAGGCGATCGCAGCGTCCGTGCAAAATGGCATCGAGCCGACCTTCCTGGCGATCGATGCCGCCGAAGCGATCGCCACCAACCATCCGGCCTATGAGGCCGCCGTGGTGCCGGCCGGCGCCTTCGGCGGCTCGCCGGTCCGGCCGGAAACCGACGTCAAGACCATCAGCTTTTCGCATCATATCGTGGCCCGGGCCGACATCTCCGACAGCACGATCGCCACTTTCACCCGGCAATTATTCGCCGCGCGCCAGAGTGTGATCGCCGAATTCCCGCAGGCGGCGAAGATCGAGACCCCCGATACCGACAAGGACGCGGTGATCCCGGCCCATCCCGGCGCTGCCGCCTATGTGGACGGCGAGGAACGCACCTTCCTCGACCGCTACAGCGATTACATCTGGTTCAGCCTGATCGGCCTGTCGACGTTCGGCTCGGTCGGCGCCTGGTTCGCCAGCTATCTGCGGAAGGACGAGCGGATCGCCAATATTTCGCAGCGCGACCGGCTGCTCGACATGATCGCGGTGGCGCGCCGCTGCGATGATTCCGACGAGCTCGACGCGATGCAGACCGAGGCCGACGCCATCCTGCGCAGCACCCTCAACTGCTTCGAGAACGGCGCGATCGAGGAAGCCGCCCTGACCGCCTTCAACATCGCGCTGGAGCAGTTCCATAACGCGGTGGCGGACCGCAAGATGCTGCTGGCGACGATTCCGCCCTCGCCGGCGCTGAATCCGCACTCCCAGGCGGTCTAA
- the ppa gene encoding inorganic diphosphatase has protein sequence MRIDAISLGANPPHEVNVIVEVPVGGEPIKYEMDKDAGTLVVDRFLYTSMRYPGNYGFIPHTLSNDGDPCDVLVANTRGIVPGAIISVRPVGVLLMEDEAGGDEKIIAVPSSKLTQRYDKIKTYSDLPDITLQQIQHFFEHYKDLEPGKWVKVLRWGGAEDAHRLILEGIARAKAEKA, from the coding sequence ATGCGCATCGACGCAATTTCTCTCGGCGCCAACCCGCCGCATGAAGTCAATGTCATCGTCGAAGTGCCGGTCGGCGGCGAGCCGATCAAATACGAGATGGACAAGGATGCCGGGACGCTGGTGGTCGACCGGTTCCTTTATACCTCAATGCGCTATCCCGGGAATTACGGCTTCATCCCGCATACGCTGTCGAATGACGGCGACCCCTGCGACGTGCTGGTGGCCAATACCCGCGGCATCGTGCCCGGCGCCATCATCAGCGTGCGCCCGGTCGGTGTGCTGCTGATGGAAGACGAGGCCGGCGGCGACGAGAAGATCATCGCGGTGCCGTCGTCGAAGCTGACCCAGCGCTACGACAAGATCAAAACCTACAGCGACCTGCCGGATATCACGCTGCAGCAGATCCAGCATTTCTTCGAGCACTACAAGGATCTGGAGCCCGGCAAATGGGTCAAGGTGCTGCGCTGGGGCGGCGCCGAAGACGCCCACCGGCTGATCCTCGAAGGCATCGCGCGGGCCAAGGCGGAAAAGGCTTAA
- a CDS encoding 4a-hydroxytetrahydrobiopterin dehydratase, whose translation MERLSAKERHTALQELPGWTEVQDREAIARTFEFKDFNEAFGFMARVALVAEKNDHHPEWRNVYKTVDVVLTTHDAGGVTSRDVDLARAMNAIAQQLGVG comes from the coding sequence ATGGAACGATTATCGGCCAAAGAGCGGCATACGGCGCTCCAGGAATTGCCAGGCTGGACCGAGGTGCAAGACCGCGAGGCGATCGCGCGGACCTTCGAATTCAAGGATTTCAACGAAGCGTTCGGGTTCATGGCCCGCGTCGCTTTGGTCGCCGAGAAAAACGATCACCATCCGGAGTGGCGCAATGTCTACAAGACCGTCGACGTGGTGCTGACAACCCACGATGCCGGCGGGGTGACGTCGCGCGATGTCGATCTGGCGCGCGCGATGAACGCTATCGCGCAGCAGCTCGGCGTCGGTTGA
- a CDS encoding YkvA family protein, with protein sequence MASEHSVGFEPADRLAQDPESLRKRFWIKLKQLAVKLPFVEDLLAAYYCAFDRQTPRHVQLALFGAIAYFVLPFDFVPDMLPILGFTDDAAILATALRMVATHITPAHREAARAAMARGLDQDDMPTA encoded by the coding sequence ATGGCATCCGAACACAGCGTGGGATTTGAGCCGGCCGACCGCTTAGCGCAGGACCCCGAGAGCCTGCGCAAGCGGTTCTGGATCAAGCTGAAGCAGCTCGCGGTGAAGCTGCCCTTCGTCGAGGATCTGCTGGCCGCCTATTATTGCGCGTTCGATCGCCAGACCCCGCGTCACGTCCAGCTGGCGCTGTTCGGCGCCATCGCCTATTTCGTGCTGCCGTTCGATTTCGTTCCCGACATGCTGCCGATCCTCGGCTTCACCGATGACGCCGCGATCCTCGCCACCGCGCTGCGGATGGTGGCCACCCACATCACCCCGGCGCATCGCGAGGCCGCCCGCGCCGCGATGGCGCGCGGGCTGGACCAGGACGACATGCCCACGGCGTAG